From a region of the Seleniivibrio woodruffii genome:
- a CDS encoding ABC1 kinase family protein — MRNFIRYYSPVRVYHVFRVILTVFLIIRGSKSFLFIKPLSPEKLKSKINNLGASFIKLAQVLATRADFFPDEYLFYLRQLHDEIPPMSPADFDKIYQRAFGGRICFRDFDRKPIASASIGQVHRALLIDGTEVAVKLRRYDIENVIKADIRILDFFQKLFRPMFSENTKNSLDAVIVEFSRMIMKEVDLNIELLNLQKFWELYPNSGVRFPMGYPECSCSDALVMSFERGYRFDDKENLRKLNISFEKLMVKLVNFYVDQSFIKGFFHADPHPGNLLVTEDGELVLLDFGMVQRIPSKTRQNIISLVKAANERDFEEYIKCAKKLGIISIDAPEFGLQDLAEQVFDILDNNALSAQSMQSLAFALMDSLKKVPYKLPQEAVYLMRMSSIIEGLGTNYIENFNGIKDILPILKERMPEALGFTDGLWETAKRETLELPLTFKKVKKVINDLSGNNLEVHISPEDKESLKLALKKYLRPIFAGILIIVTAFFVQGSQIPHHEYISYILYAAGSLKIIFSL; from the coding sequence TTGCGGAATTTCATAAGATACTATTCTCCGGTCAGGGTGTACCATGTTTTCAGGGTTATCCTGACCGTTTTTCTGATTATCAGGGGGAGCAAGAGTTTTCTGTTCATCAAGCCTCTGTCCCCCGAAAAACTCAAAAGCAAGATCAACAATCTCGGTGCGAGCTTTATCAAACTGGCTCAGGTTCTGGCCACCCGTGCGGATTTCTTTCCGGATGAATATCTGTTCTATCTGCGTCAGCTCCACGACGAGATTCCGCCCATGTCCCCTGCGGACTTTGATAAGATATATCAAAGAGCGTTCGGCGGGCGGATTTGTTTCAGGGATTTCGACAGGAAACCAATAGCAAGTGCTTCCATCGGGCAGGTGCACAGGGCTCTGCTTATCGACGGAACAGAGGTTGCTGTCAAACTGCGCAGATATGACATTGAAAACGTCATAAAAGCCGATATCCGCATTCTGGACTTTTTCCAGAAGCTGTTCCGCCCCATGTTCTCCGAGAACACAAAGAACTCTCTGGATGCCGTTATCGTTGAGTTCAGCCGCATGATAATGAAAGAGGTCGACCTGAATATCGAGCTTCTGAACCTCCAGAAATTCTGGGAGCTTTACCCGAACAGCGGTGTGCGATTCCCAATGGGTTATCCGGAATGCTCCTGCTCCGATGCGCTTGTGATGTCGTTTGAGCGGGGATACAGGTTTGACGACAAGGAGAACCTCAGAAAGCTGAATATCAGCTTCGAAAAGCTTATGGTAAAACTGGTGAATTTCTATGTTGACCAGTCGTTCATCAAGGGCTTTTTCCATGCCGACCCGCATCCGGGCAACCTTCTGGTGACGGAAGACGGAGAGCTTGTGCTGCTGGATTTCGGTATGGTGCAGAGGATCCCCTCAAAGACCAGACAGAATATCATCTCGCTGGTGAAAGCCGCCAACGAAAGGGATTTTGAGGAATATATCAAGTGTGCTAAGAAGCTGGGGATAATCTCCATTGATGCGCCGGAGTTCGGTTTGCAGGATCTTGCGGAGCAGGTTTTCGACATACTGGACAACAACGCCCTTTCGGCGCAGAGCATGCAGTCGCTTGCTTTCGCACTGATGGATTCACTGAAAAAAGTGCCGTATAAACTGCCGCAGGAGGCCGTTTATCTGATGCGCATGAGCTCCATCATTGAAGGACTCGGCACTAACTATATTGAAAACTTCAACGGAATAAAAGATATTCTGCCCATTCTGAAAGAACGCATGCCCGAAGCTCTCGGTTTTACAGACGGACTTTGGGAGACTGCGAAACGTGAGACTCTGGAACTGCCGCTGACTTTTAAAAAGGTTAAGAAGGTAATAAACGACCTTAGCGGAAACAACCTGGAGGTGCATATTTCGCCGGAGGACAAGGAGTCATTGAAACTGGCTCTGAAAAAATATCTGAGACCCATATTCGCAGGTATTCTCATAATAGTAACTGCGTTCTTCGTTCAGGGTTCACAGATCCCCCATCACGAATATATCTCGTATATCCTGTATGCCGCAGGCTCGCTTAAAATCATCTTTTCGCTTTAA
- a CDS encoding MlaE family ABC transporter permease has translation MKHFITALGQKAIASVHFFIGYFWFTVSFFKGCFNPHILYPSVQLVFLRQIYFTGVQILPMFTIVSVALGLALVGGLTNFMVQFGAQDAVGQVLVSVTIKQLAPVVTMILLTLRTSTAVTAEIALMKMNREIETLKSLSIDPFVYLYIPRIVSGIVCLSALSIFFVYISIIGGYLILSFNLNISFDFLITTIFDAFTFNTLLVFVIKVILGGYFLMSIPIYTALQAGNAVTEIPIALLRGMQRLFYAIIVVEIIGVFL, from the coding sequence ATGAAACATTTCATAACAGCACTAGGACAAAAAGCCATAGCGTCGGTTCATTTTTTTATCGGCTACTTCTGGTTTACGGTTTCATTTTTCAAAGGGTGTTTTAATCCGCATATCCTCTATCCCTCTGTACAGCTTGTGTTTCTTCGCCAAATATATTTCACGGGCGTTCAGATACTTCCGATGTTCACAATTGTTTCCGTCGCACTGGGGCTCGCTCTCGTCGGCGGGCTTACAAACTTTATGGTGCAGTTCGGAGCACAGGATGCAGTGGGTCAGGTTCTTGTTTCCGTAACCATCAAACAGCTTGCTCCCGTAGTAACAATGATACTTTTAACACTAAGAACCTCGACAGCTGTCACCGCCGAAATTGCCCTGATGAAGATGAACAGAGAGATAGAAACACTTAAGTCGCTGTCAATTGACCCTTTTGTCTATCTTTACATACCAAGGATAGTCTCCGGAATCGTCTGTTTATCCGCCCTTTCCATCTTCTTTGTCTACATCTCAATAATAGGCGGATACCTTATATTAAGTTTTAATCTCAATATATCATTCGATTTCCTGATAACTACGATCTTCGACGCCTTTACTTTTAACACACTATTGGTTTTTGTTATAAAAGTAATACTTGGCGGTTACTTTCTCATGTCAATTCCCATATACACCGCTCTGCAGGCAGGAAATGCGGTAACGGAAATACCTATAGCACTACTCAGAGGAATGCAGCGCCTTTTTTATGCCATCATAGTTGTTGAGATCATCGGAGTTTTCCTATGA
- a CDS encoding MlaD family protein, with the protein MGDPRFKNIEFKVGLFIFASLIMFFVFLIGFLVTQNFFMSKVKVVFISESGEGLSKSMPVMYSGFQIAKVYSIELRDDGLVELRAKIPEKYKKWVKPESEAKIQAQGVIGANAIVLSGGLDSKNDIDDGQTYKLKREQAIADLIKKFEPMLDNVRNILVNVDKTTTSVADKRQSIEDLMQGLGDLGGDVSKKQGSVGFLTRSDYLKNEVKAIMDRLAVAQENLIEITNKVDTAVAGVNNRVDETQPAIKHLDEGIVAIKEGAEDIGKLARNIDDTVTKLQKTVNNANKISTDVSETTTNLKDLRQQTDDILNTSNRVLLNLEEKWPFNSSTSRKANEKVLLP; encoded by the coding sequence ATGGGTGACCCAAGATTTAAGAATATAGAGTTTAAAGTCGGTTTGTTTATTTTTGCATCCCTCATAATGTTCTTCGTGTTCCTGATTGGCTTTCTTGTCACTCAGAACTTCTTCATGTCAAAAGTTAAAGTGGTATTCATCTCCGAATCGGGAGAAGGCCTCAGCAAAAGTATGCCCGTTATGTATTCCGGCTTTCAGATAGCCAAGGTATACAGCATTGAACTGCGGGACGACGGTCTGGTGGAACTGCGTGCGAAGATACCCGAAAAATACAAAAAATGGGTCAAACCTGAATCCGAAGCAAAAATTCAGGCCCAGGGTGTGATAGGCGCAAACGCCATAGTTCTGAGCGGCGGACTTGACTCCAAAAACGATATTGACGACGGACAGACCTATAAACTGAAAAGGGAACAGGCCATAGCCGATCTTATAAAGAAATTCGAACCCATGCTGGACAACGTACGCAACATCCTTGTCAACGTTGATAAAACCACAACATCCGTTGCCGACAAGAGACAGAGCATAGAAGACCTGATGCAGGGGCTGGGCGACCTCGGCGGGGACGTTTCCAAAAAGCAGGGATCAGTGGGATTTCTCACCCGCTCGGACTACCTGAAGAACGAAGTGAAAGCTATCATGGACAGGCTGGCTGTCGCTCAGGAGAATCTGATAGAGATAACCAACAAGGTTGATACTGCCGTGGCAGGGGTAAACAACAGAGTTGACGAAACTCAGCCCGCCATAAAACACCTCGATGAAGGCATAGTCGCCATCAAAGAGGGAGCGGAGGATATCGGCAAGCTGGCACGCAACATTGACGACACTGTGACCAAGCTCCAGAAGACCGTCAACAATGCCAATAAGATATCCACTGACGTATCCGAAACCACAACTAACCTGAAAGACCTCCGTCAGCAGACGGATGATATACTGAACACATCCAACAGGGTGCTTCTGAATCTGGAGGAGAAATGGCCGTTCAACAGCTCCACTTCCAGAAAGGCAAACGAGAAGGTGCTGCTGCCATGA
- the glnA gene encoding type I glutamate--ammonia ligase — MTPKDVLKMIKDNGIKMVDMKFTDFLGTWQHTTVPAHMVDEDFFENGMGFDGSSIRGWQAINNSDMIMVPDPSTAKLEPFAELPILYMICNIFDPISKEPYSRDPRNIAKKAVKYLQSTGIADTAYFGPEAEFFLFDNIQFDYTRNTGYFFIDSEEGDWNTGADGVNLGYKVANKGGYFPAPPVDSLWDIRNEMAMTMESLGLVIENSHHEVATGGQCEIDMKFEEMLKMADQLMTFKYVVRNVARAHGKTATFMPKPIHGDNGSGMHVHQSLWKDGKPLFAGEQYAGMSEMALYYIGGIIKHANTIAAFTNPTTNSYKRLVPGFEAPVSLAYSSRNRSASIRIPMYSPSPKAKRIEVRFPDPLCNPYLAFSVMLLAGLDGIQNKIDPGEPMDKNLYDLDPIELSAIPQMPSSLAQSINALEKDHDFLLKGDVFTEDVIASWIEYKRANEISAIDSRPHPYEFKLYFDA, encoded by the coding sequence ATGACACCGAAAGATGTTCTTAAGATGATTAAAGACAACGGGATCAAAATGGTTGACATGAAGTTCACGGATTTCCTTGGCACATGGCAGCACACCACAGTCCCCGCACATATGGTTGACGAAGATTTCTTCGAAAACGGTATGGGCTTTGACGGCTCTTCCATCCGCGGATGGCAGGCAATCAACAACTCTGACATGATCATGGTTCCGGATCCCTCAACTGCTAAGCTCGAGCCTTTCGCTGAGCTGCCGATCCTCTACATGATCTGCAACATCTTCGACCCGATCAGCAAAGAACCCTACTCAAGAGACCCCAGAAACATCGCTAAAAAAGCGGTTAAATATCTTCAGTCCACAGGTATCGCTGACACTGCATACTTCGGACCCGAAGCTGAATTCTTCCTTTTCGACAACATCCAGTTCGACTATACAAGAAACACCGGATACTTCTTCATCGATTCTGAAGAAGGCGACTGGAACACAGGCGCAGACGGCGTTAACCTTGGTTACAAAGTTGCTAACAAGGGCGGATATTTCCCCGCTCCTCCCGTTGACTCTCTTTGGGACATCCGTAACGAAATGGCTATGACAATGGAGTCACTCGGCCTCGTTATCGAAAACTCTCACCACGAAGTTGCGACAGGCGGCCAGTGCGAAATCGACATGAAGTTCGAAGAAATGCTGAAAATGGCTGACCAGCTGATGACTTTCAAATACGTTGTAAGAAACGTAGCAAGAGCTCACGGCAAAACCGCAACTTTCATGCCCAAGCCTATTCACGGCGACAACGGTTCCGGTATGCACGTTCACCAGTCACTCTGGAAAGACGGCAAACCTCTGTTCGCTGGCGAGCAGTATGCAGGAATGAGCGAAATGGCTCTTTACTACATCGGCGGTATCATCAAACACGCCAACACTATCGCTGCTTTCACCAACCCTACAACTAACTCTTACAAGAGACTTGTACCCGGATTCGAAGCTCCCGTTTCTCTGGCTTACTCCTCCAGAAACAGATCAGCTTCCATCAGAATCCCCATGTACTCTCCCTCTCCCAAGGCTAAGCGTATTGAGGTCAGATTCCCTGATCCTCTCTGCAACCCCTATCTGGCGTTCTCCGTTATGCTTCTTGCAGGTCTTGACGGTATCCAGAACAAAATCGATCCGGGCGAGCCTATGGACAAAAACCTGTACGACCTCGATCCTATCGAGCTGTCTGCAATTCCCCAGATGCCCTCTTCTCTTGCGCAGTCTATCAATGCGCTTGAAAAAGACCACGACTTCCTGCTTAAAGGCGACGTTTTCACAGAAGACGTTATCGCAAGCTGGATCGAGTACAAGAGAGCAAACGAGATCTCTGCCATCGACAGCAGACCTCACCCCTACGAGTTCAAACTCTACTTCGACGCTTAA
- a CDS encoding MBL fold metallo-hydrolase has product MEIRIITDNYTDSLGLLAEHGFSCLIKVKDRTILFDTGQGEGFINNIRLMDIRKADAIVLSHGHYDHTGGLSKHLAECAEISKDIYASKYVFDNHLKMDDGKTYDFIGFGGQRSEVERRFRLHLNTEMTEIFPDIFLSGTIERSFEFDSDGKLYAEIDGVTAKDRFRDEQYMIIRDNDGIHLITGCTHCGPENLINHAKKLFPEQKILSLTGGLHLFRSDGSYTEKVISVLRNEDIKTIATGHCTGIDAVFAMKKALGDRVHFTKAGMKISF; this is encoded by the coding sequence ATGGAAATACGAATCATAACAGACAACTACACCGACAGCCTCGGACTTCTGGCCGAGCACGGCTTCTCATGCCTCATAAAAGTCAAAGACAGAACAATCCTCTTCGACACAGGACAGGGCGAAGGGTTCATCAATAACATCAGGCTCATGGACATAAGAAAGGCGGACGCAATCGTCCTTTCCCACGGGCACTACGACCACACCGGCGGGCTTTCAAAACATCTGGCTGAGTGCGCTGAGATTTCAAAAGATATATACGCCTCAAAATACGTCTTCGACAACCACCTGAAGATGGACGACGGCAAGACCTATGACTTCATAGGTTTCGGCGGCCAGAGGTCTGAGGTCGAACGCAGATTCAGGCTGCATCTGAACACGGAGATGACAGAGATTTTTCCGGACATCTTTCTTTCGGGAACCATCGAGCGGAGTTTTGAATTTGACTCCGACGGCAAACTCTATGCAGAGATAGACGGAGTAACAGCCAAAGACAGGTTCAGAGACGAACAGTATATGATAATCAGGGACAACGATGGCATACACCTCATAACCGGATGCACCCACTGCGGCCCTGAAAACCTTATAAACCATGCAAAAAAGCTGTTTCCTGAGCAAAAGATACTATCTCTCACAGGCGGACTGCACCTGTTCCGCTCTGACGGAAGCTACACCGAAAAGGTAATTTCAGTCCTCAGAAACGAAGATATAAAGACCATAGCGACCGGACACTGCACAGGTATCGATGCGGTGTTTGCCATGAAGAAGGCTCTTGGCGACAGAGTGCATTTCACAAAGGCAGGAATGAAGATAAGCTTTTAA
- a CDS encoding P-II family nitrogen regulator yields the protein MKKIEAVIKPFKLDDVKEKLTEIGIRGITISEVKGFGRQKGHTELYRGAEYVIDFIPKIKVEVVVSDELVAQAVEVIQEAAKTGRIGDGKIFIFSIDEVIRIRTGETGENAL from the coding sequence GTGAAAAAGATTGAAGCTGTCATCAAACCTTTTAAACTGGACGATGTCAAAGAAAAACTGACAGAAATCGGAATCAGAGGTATCACAATAAGCGAAGTCAAAGGCTTCGGAAGACAGAAAGGCCACACTGAACTCTACAGAGGTGCCGAATATGTCATCGACTTTATCCCCAAGATAAAGGTCGAAGTCGTTGTGTCTGACGAGCTTGTTGCTCAGGCTGTCGAAGTTATTCAGGAAGCAGCGAAAACAGGCCGCATCGGCGACGGCAAGATTTTCATCTTCTCCATTGATGAAGTGATCCGTATCCGCACAGGCGAAACAGGCGAAAACGCACTTTAA